The Paracholeplasma brassicae genome contains a region encoding:
- a CDS encoding polysaccharide biosynthesis protein has product MSGNYYQGKKIVQTLGGMALDTIMIIMSYLFIVIMFNVINIELDIKIIGMTLPFIVIFKLVIFYFTGFYKMLPKHVGFEDVMRISIVVALTNILIVLYIALSKNLFMFKTAFIYITALEAILLTIPRVANRMILYFKMNVINQNQGRRTLIVGAGSAGELTLREIYRNRDLTNHVVAYIDDNQIKIGSKLNNIPIVGPSSRIKEYIDELLIEEVIIAINHGNEERIISLMREISEKNVKISRLITYSDVSNKSPKIVDVKVEDLLNREPIVLDNALIHDFIKGEVVLVTGGGGSIGSELCRQITDFKPKQLIIFDIYENNAYDIQQELLRKFKKNGDPSELNLLVLIGSVYNEKRLEHVFETYRPTVVFHAAAYKHVPLMEDSPMEAVRTNVIGTNNAARLSNKYGVKKFVLVSSDKAVRSTNVMGATKRFAELIIQSHNNLNLTKFASVRFGNVLGSNGSVIPLFKKQIEDGGPVTVTHPEITRYFMTIPEAVSLILQCAVYADGGEVFVLDMGEAVKITDLAKKMIRLAGLKPDIDIKIEFTGLRPGEKLYEELLIDHSTNKRTENKKIFVEEQREVTHEELQLELIQEKLEDMNVDEVKQMVQSIVKTYKMNGKDAN; this is encoded by the coding sequence ATGAGTGGCAATTATTATCAAGGAAAGAAAATCGTTCAGACGTTAGGCGGCATGGCTCTAGATACCATTATGATCATCATGAGTTATCTATTTATCGTCATTATGTTTAACGTGATTAATATAGAATTGGATATCAAAATAATCGGTATGACATTGCCATTCATTGTTATCTTTAAATTAGTGATTTTCTATTTTACTGGTTTTTATAAAATGTTACCAAAACACGTGGGTTTTGAAGATGTGATGCGAATTTCGATTGTGGTAGCTTTGACGAATATCCTAATTGTTTTATATATTGCACTTAGTAAAAACTTATTTATGTTTAAAACGGCATTTATCTACATTACGGCACTTGAAGCAATTTTGCTTACCATACCACGTGTGGCTAATCGAATGATACTTTATTTTAAGATGAACGTGATCAATCAAAACCAAGGTAGACGTACGCTGATTGTCGGTGCAGGTTCTGCAGGCGAATTGACGTTAAGAGAAATTTATCGTAACAGAGACTTAACGAATCATGTGGTCGCCTATATCGATGATAACCAAATTAAAATCGGTTCTAAGTTAAATAACATCCCAATTGTTGGGCCAAGCTCAAGGATTAAAGAATACATTGATGAACTTTTAATTGAAGAAGTCATCATCGCAATCAATCACGGCAATGAAGAACGCATCATCAGTTTAATGAGAGAAATCTCGGAGAAGAATGTTAAGATCAGTCGCTTAATTACCTACAGTGACGTATCTAATAAAAGCCCTAAAATCGTTGATGTTAAAGTTGAAGATTTATTAAACCGTGAACCAATCGTACTTGATAACGCTTTGATTCATGACTTTATTAAGGGTGAGGTTGTTTTAGTCACAGGTGGTGGGGGATCGATTGGTAGTGAGCTCTGCAGACAAATTACGGATTTTAAGCCAAAACAATTGATCATTTTTGATATCTATGAAAATAACGCATATGACATTCAACAAGAATTATTAAGAAAGTTTAAGAAAAATGGTGACCCAAGTGAATTGAATTTACTTGTGTTGATTGGCTCTGTTTATAATGAAAAAAGATTAGAACATGTGTTTGAGACGTATCGCCCAACCGTGGTATTTCACGCAGCGGCTTACAAACACGTGCCACTAATGGAAGATAGCCCAATGGAAGCGGTTCGTACCAACGTGATTGGAACAAACAACGCAGCAAGACTATCTAACAAATACGGCGTGAAAAAATTTGTGTTAGTTTCAAGTGATAAAGCGGTTCGTTCAACCAACGTCATGGGAGCAACCAAACGCTTTGCAGAACTAATTATTCAATCACATAACAATTTAAATCTGACAAAGTTTGCCTCGGTGCGTTTTGGTAATGTTCTTGGGTCAAATGGGTCTGTGATTCCGCTATTTAAAAAACAAATTGAAGATGGTGGACCTGTAACGGTCACACACCCTGAGATTACGAGATACTTTATGACGATCCCTGAGGCGGTAAGTCTAATCCTCCAATGCGCGGTTTACGCGGATGGTGGGGAAGTCTTTGTCCTTGATATGGGCGAGGCTGTGAAGATTACGGACTTAGCGAAGAAGATGATTCGTTTGGCGGGATTAAAACCTGATATTGATATTAAAATTGAATTTACTGGGCTAAGACCTGGTGAAAAATTATACGAAGAGTTGTTAATTGATCATTCAACGAACAAACGGACAGAAAATAAAAAGATTTTTGTTGAGGAACAAAGAGAAGTGACTCATGAAGAGTTACAATTAGAGTTGATTCAAGAAAAATTAGAAGACATGAACGTCGATGAAGTCAAACAAATGGTTCAATCGATTGTAAAGACGTATAAAATGAATGGGAAAGACGCAAATTAG
- the glmS gene encoding glutamine--fructose-6-phosphate transaminase (isomerizing): MCGIVGYVGKRQAKEIILEGLTRLEYRGYDSAGLSIFNQRHQIFDIYKDIGRVNQLREISKSSAFSNIGIGHTRWATHGKVSKINAHPHQSHSKRFVIVHNGVIENYQELKAQYLTNTIFESETDTEVIAQLIETFVKNLNVENAILTTLKLLKGSYALLILDTTSPEVLYAAKHKSPLILGQSNEGITIASDLMALVGYADTYVPIEDKTFIVSYETTTRFYDLDHHLIHPTFKKIELDESSVEKGAYAHFMLKEIHEQPSVVRRLVSNYLNDTYTFDQNLIEKMRQSDRIYVLAAGTSMHAGFIGKRLFESLAGIPTEVHIASEFAYQMPLLTKNPFFVLVSQSGETADLRACLVKLKKRNYEILTITNVITSTLAREANYALELFAGPEIAVASTKAYVAQVGLLAILANELGARPINLYQELTKVALAIENFLSEEKTLDITRRMFTKKECFYIGRGVDYYIGLEAALKLKEISYIHTEGFAAGELKHGTIALIEEDTPVVAIISDISISSNTRSNLKEVEARGAKTLIISMKEASQKDDDIVLDDVYPLLSPMVMVVPTQLFSYYAALVRSYDIDKPRNLAKSVTVE; the protein is encoded by the coding sequence ATGTGTGGAATCGTTGGCTATGTAGGTAAAAGACAGGCAAAAGAAATCATCCTTGAGGGATTAACCAGACTAGAGTATCGTGGTTATGATTCGGCGGGGTTATCGATATTTAATCAAAGACATCAAATATTTGATATCTATAAGGACATAGGAAGAGTTAATCAACTAAGAGAAATATCAAAATCGAGTGCATTTTCAAACATTGGTATCGGCCATACCAGGTGGGCAACGCATGGCAAAGTAAGCAAGATAAATGCGCACCCACACCAGTCACATTCCAAACGGTTTGTGATTGTACATAATGGGGTAATTGAAAATTACCAAGAGTTAAAAGCTCAGTATTTGACCAATACAATCTTTGAAAGTGAAACAGACACCGAAGTCATTGCTCAGTTAATTGAGACGTTTGTGAAAAATTTAAACGTCGAAAATGCAATCCTAACTACCCTAAAATTACTAAAAGGATCTTACGCGTTATTGATTCTAGACACAACCAGTCCAGAAGTTTTGTATGCAGCAAAACATAAGAGTCCGCTAATCTTAGGACAATCAAACGAAGGCATCACAATTGCTAGTGACTTGATGGCCTTAGTTGGTTATGCGGACACTTACGTACCAATCGAAGACAAAACGTTCATTGTGTCATATGAAACAACGACGAGGTTTTATGATTTGGATCACCATTTAATCCATCCGACGTTTAAAAAAATAGAACTCGATGAATCAAGTGTTGAAAAGGGTGCGTACGCGCATTTCATGTTAAAAGAAATCCATGAACAACCGAGTGTGGTAAGAAGACTTGTGTCTAACTACTTAAACGATACTTACACATTTGATCAAAACCTAATTGAAAAGATGAGACAATCCGATCGCATTTACGTACTTGCGGCAGGCACATCGATGCACGCCGGGTTCATCGGTAAACGCTTGTTTGAATCGCTTGCGGGTATTCCTACCGAGGTTCACATCGCAAGTGAGTTTGCCTATCAAATGCCTCTTTTGACCAAAAATCCATTCTTTGTCTTAGTTTCACAAAGTGGTGAAACCGCGGATTTACGGGCTTGTTTGGTCAAACTCAAGAAACGCAATTACGAAATTCTAACCATCACAAACGTCATCACCTCGACCTTAGCAAGAGAAGCCAACTACGCACTTGAGTTATTTGCAGGACCTGAGATTGCGGTGGCATCAACAAAAGCTTATGTTGCTCAAGTTGGCCTTCTTGCGATATTAGCCAATGAACTTGGGGCTCGTCCAATTAATCTTTATCAAGAATTAACCAAAGTCGCGCTTGCGATTGAGAACTTCCTAAGTGAAGAAAAAACGTTGGACATCACGAGACGAATGTTTACTAAAAAAGAGTGTTTCTATATTGGTAGAGGCGTCGATTATTACATTGGACTAGAAGCCGCACTTAAATTAAAAGAAATCTCCTATATCCATACCGAAGGGTTTGCCGCAGGGGAATTAAAACATGGCACGATTGCCTTAATCGAAGAAGACACACCAGTGGTTGCGATTATTTCAGATATTTCGATTAGTTCAAACACCAGAAGTAATTTAAAAGAAGTTGAAGCAAGAGGCGCAAAAACATTGATTATCTCAATGAAAGAAGCAAGTCAAAAAGACGATGATATTGTGCTTGATGACGTGTATCCACTCTTATCGCCCATGGTGATGGTCGTACCAACACAGTTATTTAGTTATTATGCGGCACTTGTCCGTAGTTATGATATTGATAAACCGAGAAACTTAGCTAAAAGTGTCACGGTAGAATAG
- a CDS encoding phosphoglucosamine mutase, producing the protein MGKYFGTDGIRGVAFEKLTAELAFKVGVAIGQVIKPKTIVIGTDTRKSKDMLAYSLSAGVMSQGVDVLFAGVVSTPMIAYYSEIHQTIGVMITASHNPYMDNGIKVFNKGYKTVDALELELEHVIDHGPFTPSAVFGKLTLTEDVRKAYLDFYEGLGLKPSTLKIVYDSANGANYEIAKTIFDRYYPNAIQYNNTPDGYNINVSCGSTHMDYISQKVVEQQADIGFAYDGDGDRCLVSDSNGKLIDGDLLMYVFATYMKEKGLLNKNHLVVTKMSNPGMLKELKNQGITFSLTDVGDKYVFKEMNDYGYSLGGEASGHIILNHLMHSGDGLLVSLYLLKILEEKQIKLEDLINHIELYPLTLVNLKNIDKKVLEKTVVKALIEEVKQTLGEDSLVLIRPSGTEPLVRVTISHPNTALVNDCVDKLVDLIKKEGTLS; encoded by the coding sequence ATGGGAAAATATTTTGGAACGGATGGCATCCGTGGGGTCGCGTTTGAAAAACTCACCGCTGAGTTGGCTTTTAAAGTTGGCGTAGCGATTGGGCAAGTCATCAAACCTAAAACAATTGTGATAGGGACAGACACCAGAAAATCAAAAGACATGCTTGCTTACAGCTTATCCGCAGGGGTAATGAGTCAAGGTGTTGATGTGCTATTTGCTGGGGTTGTCTCTACACCGATGATTGCTTATTATAGCGAAATACATCAAACCATTGGCGTGATGATTACGGCCTCACATAACCCTTACATGGATAATGGTATTAAAGTATTTAATAAGGGATATAAAACAGTAGACGCCCTTGAACTAGAATTAGAACACGTCATCGATCATGGGCCATTTACGCCCTCAGCTGTCTTTGGTAAGTTAACACTCACAGAAGACGTAAGGAAAGCCTATCTGGATTTTTATGAAGGATTAGGATTAAAACCAAGCACACTAAAAATCGTTTACGATAGCGCGAATGGCGCAAACTATGAAATCGCAAAAACGATATTTGATCGCTACTACCCAAATGCCATACAATACAATAACACACCAGACGGGTATAACATTAACGTTTCATGTGGCTCAACACACATGGACTACATCAGTCAAAAAGTCGTTGAACAACAAGCTGACATTGGCTTTGCCTATGACGGGGATGGTGATCGCTGTTTGGTTAGTGATTCAAATGGCAAACTCATCGATGGGGATTTGTTGATGTATGTGTTTGCGACCTATATGAAAGAAAAAGGCTTACTAAATAAAAACCATTTGGTAGTTACGAAGATGAGTAACCCAGGGATGTTAAAAGAGTTAAAAAATCAAGGCATCACCTTTAGTCTAACTGACGTAGGTGATAAATACGTGTTTAAAGAAATGAATGACTATGGATACTCACTTGGTGGGGAAGCCTCTGGACACATCATCTTAAATCATTTGATGCATTCAGGCGACGGGTTGTTAGTATCCTTATACTTACTTAAAATCTTAGAAGAAAAACAAATCAAACTCGAAGACTTAATTAACCACATTGAACTTTATCCATTAACACTCGTTAACTTAAAGAACATCGATAAAAAAGTCTTGGAAAAAACAGTGGTTAAAGCGCTGATTGAAGAGGTTAAACAGACTTTAGGCGAAGATTCACTTGTCTTGATTAGACCAAGTGGAACCGAACCCCTCGTTCGTGTCACCATCTCTCATCCAAATACCGCGCTTGTCAATGACTGTGTGGATAAACTCGTTGATTTAATTAAGAAAGAAGGAACCCTATCATGA